The Angustibacter sp. Root456 genome includes the window TTGGCCAGCAGCATCGCGCGCGTCATCGGTCCCACGCCGCCCGGCATGGGCGCCAGCCAGCCGGCGACCTCGGCGACCTCGGGCGCGACGTCCCCGACGATGCGGCTGCGGCCGGTGTCGTCGACGACGCGGCTCGTGCCGACGTCCAGCACCACCGCGCCGGGTCGCACCATGTCAGCGGTGACGAGTCCCGCGCTGCCCGCGGCCGCGACGACGATGTCGCCGGAGCGCACCACCGAGCGCAGGTCGCGTGTGCCCGTGTGGCACGAGGTGACGGTGGCGTTCTCGGGACGGCGCGTGAGCAGCAGGCCGAGGGGACGGCCGGACGTCGTGCCTCGGCCGATGACCACCACGTGGGCTCCGGACAGGCTGATGTCGTAGCGGCGCAACAGCTCCACGATGCCGCGCGGGGTGCACGGCAGCGGCGCGTGGCCGCGTCCGGACACGTCGAGCACCAGCCGCCCGAGGTTGGTGGGGTGCAGGCCGTCGGCGTCCTTGGCCGGGTCGATGCGCTCCAGCACGGCGTCGGGGTCGACGGCACGCGGCAGCGGCAGCTGCACGATGAAGCCGGTGCACGCGGGGTCGGCGTTGAGCTCGTCGACCGCCTGCTCGACGTCCGCCTGCGTCGCGTCAGCCGGCAGGTCGCGGCGGATCGAGGCGATGCCCACTTCAGCGCAGTCGCGGTGCTTGCCGCCGACGTACGCGCGGCTGCCGGGGTCGTCACCGACCAGCACCGTGCCGAGGCCGGGCGTCACCCCGCGAGCCCGGAGCGCGGCGACCCGCTCGGTGAGCTCGGCGCGGATCGCCGCAGCGGTCGTCTTGCCGTCGAGCACGCGCGCTGCCATGGCGGCATCCTTTCACGGGCCCGCTCCGGCTCAAGGCAACGCCCCGCCGTGCCGAGGGGGGGCTGTGGAGGAGTGCGCGACACCTGCTCGGCCGGCCACCGCGCCGGACGCCGATCCCTGCTGGGACGGCGCGTGGCTGCGGGGCGAGCCGCTGGACGACGTCTGGGCCCAGGCCGCTCTGCTGCGCACGGTGGCGACGCTGCCCCGCCTGCACCCGTGGCGCCTGGGCGACCAGAAGGGGTCGTCGCGCCAGCTGCAGTGGCTGGCGCGGTGCCCGCCCGACACGCAGTCCCCGACCACCCGCCCCGCCTTCGCCGTCCTGTCGGTGACGGCGCGCGAACCCGACCTCGACCGCTCGGACAGCCCCGCGAGCGCGGGCCTGGACTCCCCCGCGGCCCTGCTCGCGGCGATGGCGTTCGGTGCCGCCGTCCGGTCGGTGGGGGCGGTGACGTCGGCGGGCACCACGCCCCAGTGGGCGGGGGCCATGGTGCGGCTGCCGGGTACCTGGCTGCCGCCGGTGGCGTGGCTGCCGCGTGAGCTGCGCGACCTCGACGACCCGGGCTCGGCCTGGCTCACCGAGTCCGTCGACTTCGCCGGCCGCTACTCGGTGCACGCCGACGACCTGACGACCGCGGCGGCCCTGCTCACCCCCGCCGTGATGGCGATCGCGCTCGACGTCGTGCCGCCGCTCAGTGCCGTGACCGTGGCCGGTGACGCGCTGCACGTGTGGTGGCCCTACCGCTCGGCCACCCGGCGCGACACCGCGCGGGTGCACCGCACCGTCGAGGCCGCGCTGCGGCTCGCCGAGGCGTTCCCCAGGTTCGTGCTGGGCGACTTCCCCGACCGCAGCGGCGAAGTCGAGCAGGCCATGGCCGAGCGCCGTGCCGCGGCGGAGGCGTACCGGGCGGCACGTCGCCCCGGAGCGTCTCAAGACCCTGTGCTGCAACGGATCTACGAGCAGTCCCGCCGAGGCGACTGACCGCCACCCGCTGCGAGCGCTCAGTGGGCGAAGTGCCGCGTGCCGGTGAAGTACATCGTCACGCCAGCCGCCTGCGCCGCGGCCACGACCTCGTCGTCGCGGATCGAGCCGCCCGGCTGCACGACGGCGCGCACGCCGGCGTCGAGCAGCACCTGCAGGCCGTCGGCGAAGGGGAAGAACGCGTCGGAAGCCGCGACGGCGCCGCGCGCCCGCTCCGCGCCCGCACGCTCCACCGCGAGCCGGCAGGAGTCGACGCGGTTGACCTGCCCCATGCCCACCCCGACGCTCGCGCCGTCGTTGGCCAGCAGGATCGCGTTCGAGCGCACCGAGCGCACCGCCCGCCACGCGAACGCGAGGTCGGCGAGCGTGTCGGCGTCGGCGGCCTCACCCGCCGCGAGCGTCCAGGACGCCGGGTCGTCACCGGGCGCGTCGATGCGGTCGCCCGTCTGGGCGAGCACTCCCCCGCTCACCTGGCGCAGCTCGACGGCGTCGCGGGCGTAGCCGTCGGGCAGCTCGAGCAACCGCACGTTCTTCTTGCGAGTCAGCACCTCGTAGGCGTCGTCGTCGAACGAGGGAGCCACGACGACCTCGGTGAAGATGTCGGCCAGCCGCTCGGCCATCGCCAACGACACCGGTCGGTTCGCCGCGACCACGCCGCCGTACGCCGACACCGGGTCGCACGCGTGCGCCTTGGCGTGTGCCTCGGCGATGTCGGCGCCGACGGCGATACCGCAGGGGTTGGCGTGCTTGATGATCGCGACTGCCGGCTGGTCGAAGTCGAACGCCGCCCGCAGCGCGGCGTCGCCGTCGACGTAGTTGTTGTACGACATCTCCTTGCCGTGCAACGGGGTCGCCTGCGCGATGCCGGGCGCGGCGTCCGGGTCGACGTACAGGGCGGCGCGCTGGTGCGGGTTCTCGCCGTAGCGCAGGGTCGCGGCGCGCTCGAGAGCAAGGCCGGCGTACGCGGGCCACCACTGCGGGTCGTCGGCGAGCTCGCGGGCGCACCACTCCGCCACCGCCTTGTCGTACGACGCGGTGTGCGCGAAGGCCCGAGCGGCCAGCCGGCGGCGAGCGGCGAGGTCGAAACCGCCGTCCCGCAACGCCTCGGCGACGAGAGGGTAGTCGCTGGGGTCGGTGACGATCGCGACGCTCGCGTGGTTCTTGGCGGCCGCCCGCACCATCGACGGGCCGCCGATGTCGATCTGCTCCACCACGTCGTCGAGCCCCGCGCCCGAGCGCACCGTCTCGCGGAAGGGGTACAGGTTGCTGACGACGAGGTCGAACGGCTCGATGCCGAGGTCGGCGAGCTGTCGCTCGTGGTCGGCGTTGCGGCGATCGGCGAGGATGCCCGCGTGCACCTTGGGGTGCAACGTCTTCACCCGCCCGTCGAGGCACTCGGGGAAGCCGGTGAGCTCCTCGACCTGCGTCACCGGCACCCCCGCGGCGGCGATCCGCGACGCCGTCGAGCCGGTCGACACGATCGCGACGCCCGCACCGTGCAGCGCCGCCGCGAGGTCCTCGAGACCAGACTTGTCGTACACCGACACCAGGGCGCGACGGATCGGACGCCGGGCGCCGTCGACGGCGGGCTGCTCGCTCACGGGATGGTGACCCTTCTGTCGTTGATGGTCCAGCCGTCGCGGGACATGCGCCCCACCACGTCGACGAGCATCTCGCGCTCGACGGTCTTGATGCGCTCGTGCAGGGACTCCACGTCGTCGTCGTCCGCGACGTCGACCGCGCGCTGGGCGATGATCGGCCCGGTGTCGACCCCCTCGTCGACCACGAAGAGCGTGGCGCCGGTGACCTTCACGCCGTAGGCGAGGGCGTCGGCGGCGCCGTGCATGCCGGGGAACGACGGCAGCAGTGCGGGGTGGGTGTTGACGAACCGGCCGGCGAAGCGCGCGACGAACGACGGGCCGGCCAGCTTCATGAACCCCGCCGACACGACGAGGTCGGGCTCGAACGACGCCACCGCGTCGGTCAGGGCGGCGTCCCAGGCGGCGCGGTCAGCGTGGTCGCGCACGCGCAGCACGAACGTCGGCACGCCGGACCGCTCGGCACGGGCCAGTCCCTCGATGCCGTCCCGGTCGGCTCCGACCGCCACGACCCGGGCGCCGTACGCCGGGTCGGCGCACGCGTCGAGCAGCGCCTGCAGGTTGGTGCCCGCACCGGACACGAGGACCACGAGGCGCGCAGGGCCCGAGCGCCGCGTCAGGGTCGTCACGGACGACGAGGGTATCGGCGCCTCAGGCCCGGCGTCGCCGGTGGGTGGCCCACGCGGCCGCACCCGCCCCCAGGGCCAGCTCTCCGGCGAGCACCAGACCGGCCTTCCACGCCGACGGCCCGACGGCCGAGAGCGCACCGGGCCCGGCCGCACCCCCGCTCAGCGCGAGCAGCACCGTGAGCACCGCGGCGGCCAGCCCGGCCGCCGCCAGGGCGTCCCAGACCGTGCCCTCGCGGCGGGCGACGACCCACCAGCCGACGACGGCTCCCACGATGACGGGAACGAGCACCAGCGCCTGGAACGCCACGGGCAGCGCACCCGGCGGCGGCACCGCTCCGAGCACGGGCACCAGCGGGAGCAGGCCCAGGTCGGAGCCCGCCGGCGTCACCGACGTGCCCGCTCCGAGCGCGAAACCCTGGCCGCTCACGAACGCCACGCCCCACAGCACGAAGTTGGGCACCAGCAGCAGCTGGCCGAGCGTGACGACGGCACCGCCGACCACCCCGGCGCCGAGGGCCTCGTACAGTGACCCGATCCGGGCGAACCGCAGCGCCAGCGTGACCAGCACCAGCGCCGCCGCGACGGCCACGAGCGCCGCGACCGCGACGGCCGCGGGCCGGGCGGCCCGGCGCAGCAGCATTGGCGTTCGCACGGCTTCGGCCAGCGTCGCCGCCACCGGTGCGTCGACCGCGCGCAGCGCCGCCACCAGCGCCCCCGCCGCGGGCAGCAACAGGCCGGCCACGACGGCCTGCCAGAGCACGGGGCGCACGCCGTCGCCGTGCGCCAGCAGCGCCACGAGCAGCAGCACCACCGCGTACCCGCCCGCGAGCGCCGCCACGAGCGGAGCCACGGCGCGCAGCGCTCCCCCCGCCGCCGTGACGTGCCGCGCGTCGAGCGAGTGGCCGATGCGGCGTCCGGCGAGCCACGCGAGGCCCACGGGCAGGGCGAGCCCACCCAGCGGCGCCAGGGCGACCTGGCCGTCCGGCACCTGCACCGCGACCCGGTGCAGCACGAGCCACACGTCCGAGCCGACGCGCAGGGACTGCCCCCAGCTCGCCGTCGACTGGGCCGATGTCGCCCAGGCCAGCAGGGCGGGCAGGACGACGGCCAGCCACGACAGCGCCGCGCTCCACATCCCCGTCAGAGCCGCCAGCAGCGGGCTGGTCGGCCCGTCGTCGGGGCCGCGGCCGGACGTGGCGGTGGTCGAGCTGGTGCTCGAGCTGGTGCTCGAGGTGTGCAGTCGGTCGAGGAGGCTCATCGCCCCTCCATGGTCGCCCGTGGTGCGCGCCGCGACCGGCATCCGCCCACGCTTCGGGGTGTCGCGGGCGGCGACGAGGGCAGCGCGTGCAACCGGGCGCCCCGCTCAGGCGTGTTGGTGGTGGAGGCTGGGCGCAGGGGGCCCAGGCGACCGAGAAGAGGGTGGCGTGAGCAGCGAGCAGGACGAGTCGTCGTTCGACGAGTTCTACCGGACGACGAGCCGGCGCGTGATGCACCACGTCTACGCCATGACCGGCGACCGCACCGAGGCGCAGGACTGCGTCCAGGAGGCGTACGCGCGGGCCTGGCAGCGGTGGGGACAGCTCCACCGTGACGACCGGGACGGCGACCCGGAGGCGTGGGTGCGTACGGTGGCGCGGCGCATCGCCGTCTCGAGATGGCGCCGCACCCGGACGGCGGCCCGGCACCTGCTCGTGCACGGGCGCGAGCAGTCCGTGCCGCCGCCGAGCGAGGACCACCAGGTGCTCGTCAACGCCTTGCGGCAGATTCCTGCGGCCCAGCGCCACGCCGTGGTCCTGCACCACCTCGTCGGCCTGAGCGTCGAGGAGGTCGCCCGCGAGACCGGCGCGCCGACCGGCACGGTCAAGGCCCGCCTGAGCCGCGGACGGACGGCGCTCGCCGCCGTCATCGGATCGCTCGACGCGCAGACCGAGAAAGGGCTTCGTCATGGTCACTGAGATGAACGATCCGCTCCACGAGGCGCTGAGCGGACTGCGCGACGACGTCAGGGGCGTCTCGCTCGCGTCGGCCGACACGGTCCGCCGCCGCGGCAACCAGCGCACCCGCAACCGACGGATCGGCGCCACGGCCGTCGGCGTGGCCGCCGTGGCCGGCATCGCGGTGCTGAGCGGCCAGCTCGGCCGCCCAGACGCCGCACCACGTCCGGTGACACCCGCGTCGCGGACGACGTCCACGAGTGCGGCCACGACCTCGAGTGCGGCCACGACCTCGAGTCCGAGCGCCACGGCGTCCACTCCGGTCAGTCGACCCACGGTGAAGCTGGTCCCGGCGGCTCCGGGCGGCGGCACGGTGCCCGCCGCCTACTTCCTGCCCGGGCAGCTGTGGCAGGGGCCTGACCTGAACTCCGGCCACCGCATGCAGTCCGTCGAGCCCTACGAGACCGAGGGCAGCGTGACGCGCTTCGAGTGCGACCCCGACACCGACATCACAGGTGATGTCGCCTTCCTGCAGGTGCGCGACCTGATGACGCAGAACGTCGCCGGCACGCAGAAGGTGCGGCTGCTGGGCTCGCCCGAGGAGGCCGCGACGTTCGCCGCGTCCATGGCCGGGGCGATGGCCGACTGCCAGGACCGGCTGCGGGCCCAGGCCCAGAAGGATGCTGCATCCGCCCCGGCCGGCGAGACCGCCCCGACGCCGAACGCGACGGTCGAGCCGCA containing:
- a CDS encoding bifunctional methylenetetrahydrofolate dehydrogenase/methenyltetrahydrofolate cyclohydrolase translates to MAARVLDGKTTAAAIRAELTERVAALRARGVTPGLGTVLVGDDPGSRAYVGGKHRDCAEVGIASIRRDLPADATQADVEQAVDELNADPACTGFIVQLPLPRAVDPDAVLERIDPAKDADGLHPTNLGRLVLDVSGRGHAPLPCTPRGIVELLRRYDISLSGAHVVVIGRGTTSGRPLGLLLTRRPENATVTSCHTGTRDLRSVVRSGDIVVAAAGSAGLVTADMVRPGAVVLDVGTSRVVDDTGRSRIVGDVAPEVAEVAGWLAPMPGGVGPMTRAMLLANVVEAAERSLAS
- the purH gene encoding bifunctional phosphoribosylaminoimidazolecarboxamide formyltransferase/IMP cyclohydrolase, whose translation is MSEQPAVDGARRPIRRALVSVYDKSGLEDLAAALHGAGVAIVSTGSTASRIAAAGVPVTQVEELTGFPECLDGRVKTLHPKVHAGILADRRNADHERQLADLGIEPFDLVVSNLYPFRETVRSGAGLDDVVEQIDIGGPSMVRAAAKNHASVAIVTDPSDYPLVAEALRDGGFDLAARRRLAARAFAHTASYDKAVAEWCARELADDPQWWPAYAGLALERAATLRYGENPHQRAALYVDPDAAPGIAQATPLHGKEMSYNNYVDGDAALRAAFDFDQPAVAIIKHANPCGIAVGADIAEAHAKAHACDPVSAYGGVVAANRPVSLAMAERLADIFTEVVVAPSFDDDAYEVLTRKKNVRLLELPDGYARDAVELRQVSGGVLAQTGDRIDAPGDDPASWTLAAGEAADADTLADLAFAWRAVRSVRSNAILLANDGASVGVGMGQVNRVDSCRLAVERAGAERARGAVAASDAFFPFADGLQVLLDAGVRAVVQPGGSIRDDEVVAAAQAAGVTMYFTGTRHFAH
- the purN gene encoding phosphoribosylglycinamide formyltransferase; this encodes MTRRSGPARLVVLVSGAGTNLQALLDACADPAYGARVVAVGADRDGIEGLARAERSGVPTFVLRVRDHADRAAWDAALTDAVASFEPDLVVSAGFMKLAGPSFVARFAGRFVNTHPALLPSFPGMHGAADALAYGVKVTGATLFVVDEGVDTGPIIAQRAVDVADDDDVESLHERIKTVEREMLVDVVGRMSRDGWTINDRRVTIP
- a CDS encoding DUF6350 family protein: MSLLDRLHTSSTSSSTSSTTATSGRGPDDGPTSPLLAALTGMWSAALSWLAVVLPALLAWATSAQSTASWGQSLRVGSDVWLVLHRVAVQVPDGQVALAPLGGLALPVGLAWLAGRRIGHSLDARHVTAAGGALRAVAPLVAALAGGYAVVLLLVALLAHGDGVRPVLWQAVVAGLLLPAAGALVAALRAVDAPVAATLAEAVRTPMLLRRAARPAAVAVAALVAVAAALVLVTLALRFARIGSLYEALGAGVVGGAVVTLGQLLLVPNFVLWGVAFVSGQGFALGAGTSVTPAGSDLGLLPLVPVLGAVPPPGALPVAFQALVLVPVIVGAVVGWWVVARREGTVWDALAAAGLAAAVLTVLLALSGGAAGPGALSAVGPSAWKAGLVLAGELALGAGAAAWATHRRRRA
- a CDS encoding RNA polymerase sigma factor, with protein sequence MSSEQDESSFDEFYRTTSRRVMHHVYAMTGDRTEAQDCVQEAYARAWQRWGQLHRDDRDGDPEAWVRTVARRIAVSRWRRTRTAARHLLVHGREQSVPPPSEDHQVLVNALRQIPAAQRHAVVLHHLVGLSVEEVARETGAPTGTVKARLSRGRTALAAVIGSLDAQTEKGLRHGH